A single window of Drosophila suzukii chromosome 3, CBGP_Dsuzu_IsoJpt1.0, whole genome shotgun sequence DNA harbors:
- the eIF3f1 gene encoding eukaryotic translation initiation factor 3 subunit F-1 translates to MSALNLTVRVHPVVLFQVVDAFERRNADSHRVIGTLLGSVDKGVVEVTNCFCVPHKEHDDQVEAELSYALDMYDLNRKVNSNESVVGWWATGNDVTNHSSVIHEYYARECNNPVHLTVDTSLQGGRMGLRAYVCIQLGVPGGKSGCMFTPIPVELTSYEPETFGLKLLQKTVGVSPAHRPKTVPPMLDLAQISEASTKLQSLLDLILKYVDDVIAHKVTPDNAVGRQLLDLIHSVPHMTHEQFTQMFNANVRNLLLVITLSQLIKTQLQLNEKLTFLPTA, encoded by the coding sequence ATGTCGGCCCTCAACCTGACCGTTCGCGTGCACCCGGTGGTGCTCTTCCAGGTGGTGGACGCCTTCGAGCGGAGGAACGCGGACTCGCACCGCGTCATCGGCACGCTGCTCGGCTCCGTTGACAAGGGAGTGGTGGAGGTGACCAACTGCTTCTGTGTCCCGCACAAGGAACACGACGACCAGGTGGAGGCGGAACTGAGCTACGCCCTGGACATGTACGACCTCAACCGCAAGGTTAACTCCAACGAGAGCGTGGTGGGCTGGTGGGCCACCGGCAACGACGTGACCAACCACAGCTCGGTCATCCACGAGTACTACGCTCGCGAGTGCAACAACCCCGTGCATCTCACTGTGGACACTTCGCTCCAAGGTGGTCGCATGGGCCTGCGCGCCTACGTCTGCATACAGCTGGGAGTCCCTGGCGGCAAGAGCGGCTGCATGTTCACACCCATTCCCGTCGAGCTGACCAGCTACGAGCCGGAGACCTTCGGACTCAAGCTGCTGCAGAAGACCGTGGGAGTGTCACCCGCCCATCGGCCCAAGACGGTGCCGCCCATGCTGGACCTCGCCCAGATCTCTGAGGCTTCCACGAAGCTGCAGTCGCTGCTGGACCTGATCCTTAAGTACGTTGACGATGTGATCGCTCACAAGGTGACCCCCGACAACGCCGTCGGCCGCCAGCTGCTCGACCTCATCCACTCCGTGCCGCACATGACCCACGAGCAGTTTACACAGATGTTCAACGCTAACGTGCGCAACCTCCTGCTGGTCATCACGCTCTCCCAGCTTATCAAAACCCAGCTGCAGCTCAACGAGAAGCTCACCTTCCTGCCCACCGCCTAA